A part of Daphnia pulex isolate KAP4 chromosome 6, ASM2113471v1 genomic DNA contains:
- the LOC124196410 gene encoding uncharacterized protein LOC124196410: MFTTVIFMAQFARIYSNLSTVIDSVSRSRRISVIERSIDYSMYLASIVTNQGNILAVNRLSFRFLVGTWALVATVLVNSYSSTVISYMTVSKNKPAINTFEDLVASENVELIVLADTTTKKQIMEAESAGAMKTLGDQIRNNPSRILNNLQKVSDLLETERYAFPNPQSFCNNFVASQFQKKGQCRFKTTDPLSMNIFLSVPLQKNSKFTPIFKHALLQLWETGLPQHWVKSSMPQAPKCFQKTNLPNTAIPKPIKLGDLTGAFLILGVGFGLATFFFLMENIIRCRSLRTATIGQK, from the exons ATGTTCACTACTGTGATTTTCATGGCTCAGTTCGCTAGaatatattcaaatttatCCACAGTCATTGACTCGGTTAGCAGATCGAGACGAATTTCAGTGATTGAACGTTCCATTGATTATTCGATGTATTTGGCCAGCATAGTAACAAATCAAG GGAACATTTTAGCTGTTAACCGCCTCTCGTTCCGGTTCCTTGTTGGGACTTGGGCATTGGTTGCCACTGTTTTGGTCAACAGTTATTCAAGCACAGTCATTTCTTACATGACCGtttcgaaaaataaaccaGCCATCAACACGTTCGAAGATTTGGTCGCAAGCGAAAACGTAGAGCTCATTGTTCTAGCTGACACCACGACAAAGAAGCAAATCATG GAAGCCGAATCCGCCGGAGCGATGAAGACCCTTGGTGATCAGATACGTAACAACCCAAGTCGCATACTAAACAACCTACAGAAAGTTAGCGACCTCTTGGAAACCGAACGCTATGCTTTCCCCAAT CCTCAATCGTTTTGCAACAACTTCGTCGCCAGTCAATTCCAGAAGAAGGGCCAGTGCCGTTTTAAAACAACCGACCCACTGTCGATGAACATATTTCTGTCTGTGCCTTtacaaaaaaacagcaaattcACGCCGATTTTTAAACACGC TCTGTTGCAACTGTGGGAGACCGGACTTCCTCAGCACTGGGTGAAAAGCAGTATGCCGCAAGCGCCGAAATGCTTTCAGAAAACGAATCTACCAAATACCGCGATCCCCAAACCCATTAAGTTGGGTGATTTGACTGGCGCGTTCTTGATTCTGGGTGTCGGTTTTGGTCTAGCaacattcttctttctcatgGAAAATATTATTCGTTGCAGATCCCTTAGGACAGCCACGATTGGCCAAAAATAA
- the LOC124196399 gene encoding papilin-like codes for MLRKIVFLLCATSAVLAIPRPGVKGEIKADVDVCSLPPVNPSPIACSGLIPRWTYNAKAGVCEKYTYGGCFGTDNLFKNEFACLAKCNKEGLEKKISEIDATAPCMQPKATGNCRAFIPSFFFDTQTGLCTSFTYTGCGGNDNNFSSEDECDLKCNGLQGPVKPPPATAADDSAASPLVAAEKELTKQEKCSLPPVNPSPFSCLAFIPSWTFNSTTGECQSYVYGGCGKTANLYNSQDECNTACGPDPSVILPTEPSELMKPDGKCTLPPVTPSPFSCLAAIPSWTFNSTAGKCESYMYGGCGKTANLFSSQDDCNAACGPKPRILQPRQEICQSPVVKGPCFALWKRFAFVKEKNRCELFYFGGCQGNRNNFRTADDCYKTCGGDEPNTTPECSEVTCPVSNKRFIERGCRPEYKGKACCPTRFVCPEEKSVEGVCRYRDVSYLIGQEISQLNQDDACKTGCTCEASEHHRGGAKIKCNQIYCDMPFPPQEEGCVLVTPPGACCPSYKCPEKRPEQEGPRDDICVFNGKEYLKGQSIPSGQPCKWCTCVDGFNGLDGPGCREAHCVVDNRIGCVPVYAPGVCCPINYKCISATELKENKTRIIQIQPESGKQGVTTLPMELGKARSVAPKVINSADLCFLPKVIGPCKMSRPSFHFDATKGDCRPFLYGGCKGNENRFETLEACLDTCSSVASPGTRVIRIEPQTGHQGVTTLPFALGSEDSPSRVINVQPEPGRKGVATLPIALSRSRNVQPESSARTRPSVCLQPKVTGSCRGLETNYFFDSTKEKCVAFNYGGCEGNENRFETLEKCRQVCGEIVNEPVDPFARCKLPADVGMCRGFAQRFFYDGADKECKPFTYGGCLGNANNFPSQEECLSACAPPVIDAKARARARARARFGIPGDEEPVTTNVIDTSAEGTCQFGNVTVKVGERLVDSETPCEECHCSTPPELTCVTQSCPPPPMVDSAICQPEFVDGQCCPNYGCVSANPPSIDVCEGVKCEEEEHCEVQSQESVDGEWLPPIGICVKNAMLADDAAGETTEFTTESLATVSPVKTNKCAKEFCPPPPLLGSAICRPVNIPGQCCPSYSCVSANPPSINVCQEVICDEDEHCEVQAQESQDGSWLPPIGVCITDSTSIPL; via the exons ATGTTGCGGAAAATCGTTTTCCTGCTCTGCGCTACATCCGCTGTTCTCGCCATTCCTC GTCCCGGTGTCAAAGGAGAAATCAAGGCCGATGTGGACGTTTGCTCACTGCCGCCCGTCAACCCGAGCCCAATCGCCTGCAGTGGCCTGATACCCCGATGGACTTACAACGCCAAGGCCGGCGTCTGCGAGAAATACACTTACGGCGGATGCTTCGGAACCGACAAtctattcaaaaatgaattcgCCTGTTTGGCCAAATGCAACAAAGAAG gattggaaaagaaaatcagcgaAATCGACGCTACTGCTCCCTGCATGCAACCGAAAGCCACCGGTAATTGCCGGGCCTTTATccccagtttctttttcgacaCTCAAACCGGCCTCTGCACGTCGTTCACTTACACCGGGTGCGGCGGCAACGACAACAATTTCAGCTCGGAGGACGAATGCGACCTCAAGTGTAACGGTCTGCAAGGACCCGTCAAGCCGCCACCCGCCACAGCGGCGGATGATTCAGCCGCATCACCACTTGTCGCAg CCGAAAAAGAATTGACGAAACAGGAGAAATGCAGTTTGCCACCAGTTAATCCGAGCCCTTTCAGCTGCTTGGCTTTCATTCCGTCGTGGACATTTAATTCCACTACTGGCGAGTGCCAGAGCTATGTTTATGGAGGATGTG GTAAAACGGCCAACCTGTACAATTCCCAGGACGAGTGCAACACTGCCTGCGGACCTGATCCCAGTG TGATATTACCCACAGAGCCAAGCGAACTGATGAAGCCGGATGGCAAGTGCACTTTGCCTCCCGTTACGCCGAGTCCGTTTAGTTGCCTGGCGGCCATTCCGTCGTGGACGTTTAATTCGACGGCCGGCAAGTGCGAGAGTTACATGTACGGCGGTTGTGGCAAGACGGCCAATCTGTTCAGCTCACAGGACGATTGCAACGCAGCTTGCGGTCCTAAACCCA GAATTCTCCAGCCTCGCCAAGAAATTTGTCAATCGCCTGTCGTCAAGGGCCCGTGTTTCGCCTTATGGAAGCGATTCGCCTTTGTTAAGGAGAAGAACAGGTGTGAATTGTTCTACTTTGGCGGTTGCCAGGGCAACCGAAATAATTTCAGAACGGCCGACGATTGTTACAAAACCTGCGGCGGAGATGAACCCAACACGA CGCCAGAGTGTTCGGAAGTGACGTGTCCCGTCTCCAACAAGCGCTTTATCGAAAGAGGTTGCCGGCCAGAGTACAAAGGGAAAGCGTGTTGCCCAACCAGATTTGTCTGTC ctGAGGAGAAATCGGTTGAAGGAGTTTGCCGGTACCGCGATGTCTCCTACCTCATTGGCCAAGAGATTTCCCAACTCAACCAGGACGACGCATGCAAAACAGGTTGCACTTGCGAGGCGAGCGAGCATCA TCGAGGTGGCGCCAAAATCAAATGCAATCAGATTTATTGCGACATGCCGTTCCCGCCTCAAGAGGAAGGCTGCGTTCTTGTCACGCCACCCGGCGCCTGCTGCCCATCTTACAAATGCC CCGAGAAGCGCCCAGAGCAGGAAGGTCCGCGTGATGATATTTGCGTCTTCAATGGCAAAGAGTACCTCAAGGGACAATCCATTCCTTCTGGCCAGCCTTGCAAATGGTGTACCTGTGTCGATGGATTcaatg GTTTGGATGGTCCAGGTTGTCGGGAAGCCCATTGCGTGGTAGACAACAGGATAGGCTGCGTGCCCGTCTACGCACCCGGAGTGTGTTGCCCAATCAACTACAAATGCA TCAGCGCTACCGAGCTGAAGGAAAACAAGACGAggattattcaaattcaacccGAGTCCGGCAAACAGGGCGTCACGACGTTGCCGATGGAACTCGGCAAAGCCAGATCGGTTGCACCCAAAGTCATCAACAGTGCTGACCTCTGCTTTCTGCCCAAAGTGATTGGACCGTGTAAAATGTCCCGGCCGTCGTTCCATTTCGACGCCACCAAAGGAGATTGTCGCCCGTTCCTTTACGGCGGCTgcaaa GGAAATGAAAACCGTTTCGAAACCTTGGAAGCCTGTCTCGATACTTGCAGCTCTGTCGCAAGCCCTGGAACAAGAGTCATCCGCATCGAACCCCAAACTGGACATCAAGGTGTGACTACATTGCCCTTCGCTCTTGGATCTGAAGATAGCCCTAGCAGGGTCATCAATGTCCAACCTGAGCCTGGCAGAAAAGGTGTTGCTACGTTGCCTATCGCTCTGTCCCGAAGCAGAAATGTCCAGCCAGAAAGCAGCGCTAGAACAAGGCCGTCAGTTTGTCTCCAACCCAAAGTAACGGGATCTTGTCGTGGACTGGAAACCAATTATTTCTTCGATTCGACAAAGGAGAAATGCGTAGCGTTCAACTACGGCGGCTGCGAG ggaaatgaaaatcgaTTCGAAACGTTGGAGAAATGCCGCCAAGTCTGCGGTGAAATTGTCAACGAGCCCGTCG ATCCATTCGCCCGATGCAAACTGCCTGCTGACGTTGGAATGTGCAGAGGTTTCGCGCAGAGATTCTTCTACGACGGCGCCGATAAAGAATGCAAACCGTTCACGTACGGTGGTTGTCTAGGCAACGCAAACAATTTCCCTTCTCAAGAGGAATGCCTTTCGGCCTGCGCACCGCCCGTGATTGACG ctAAAGCTAGAGCCCGTGCCCGAGCCCGTGCCAGGTTTGGAATACCCGGTGATGAGGAACCCGTTACGACAA ACGTCATCGATACATCGGCCGAGGGCACGTGCCAATTTGGCAATGTGACTGTGAAAGTTGGCGAACGTTTGGTGGATTCCGAAACGCCTTGCGAAGAGTGCCATTGCTCGACTCCGCCGGAATTGACTTGCGTCACTCAATCCTGTCCACCTCCCCCTATGGTGGATTCAGCCATCTGCCAGCCAGAGTTTGTCGACGGCCAATGTTGTCCTAATTACGGCTGCGTATCTGCCAATCCTCCGTCAATCGATGTTTGCGAG GGAGTCAAGTGCGAAGAGGAAGAACATTGTGAAGTTCAGTCACAAGAAAGTGTTGATGGGGAGTGGCTACCACCGATCGGCATCTGCGTGAAAAACGCCATGTTGGCCGACGATGCTGCCGGAGAAACTACCGAATTCACAA CTGAATCCCTCGCTACTGTAAGTCCCGTGAAAACCAATAAGTGCGCGAAAGAATTCTGCCCGCCACCGCCTTTGTTAGGATCAGCCATTTGTCGACCGGTGAACATTCCGGGCCAGTGCTGCCCGTCCTACTCTTGCGTGTCAGCTAATCCTCCATCAATCAACGTTTGCCAG GAAGTCATTTGCGATGAGGACGAGCACTGCGAAGTTCAAGCTCAAGAAAGCCAAGACGGAAGCTGGTTGCCACCAATTGGTGTCTGCATAACAGATTCGACTTCCATTCCGCTGTAA
- the LOC124196419 gene encoding BPTI/Kunitz domain-containing protein-like produces MLKPSGKVVLLFCVIAVGARPQPNPIVNETNSVVILTKGEMCSLPPVDPSNISCFAFIPSWTFNSALGRCQSFVYGGCGRTANLFDTQNECNAACGSESNSGQPISKSACLKPKVTGPCRAAIPSFFFDATTGVCTPFNYGGCGGNDNRFTTEKACQLACSAATNSEENN; encoded by the exons ATGTTGAAACCATCTGGCAAAGTGGTGCTCCTTTTCTGCGTGATTGCCGTCGGTGCCAGGCCACAGC CAAATCCAATCGTCAACGAAACGAATTCTGTTGTCATACTGACCAAAGGAGAAATGTGCAGTTTACCTCCGGTTGATCCCAGTAACATCAGTTGTTTTGCTTTCATCCCCTCCTGGACATTCAATTCGGCTTTGGGAAGGTGTCAAAGTTTTGTTTACGGAGGATGTGGAAGAACGGCCAACCTGTTCGACACGCAGAACGAATGCAATGCGGCATGCGGTTCTGAATCCAACAGCG GTCAACCTATTTCTAAATCTGCGTGCTTGAAACCGAAAGTTACCGGACCTTGCCGTGCGGCCATTCcgagtttctttttcgatgCGACAACCGGAGTCTGCACACCTTTTAACTACGGCGGATGCGGAGGCAACGACAACAGATTCACCACGGAGAAAGCTTGTCAATTGGCTTGCTCCGCGGCAACAAACTCGGAGGAGAATAActag
- the LOC124196407 gene encoding uncharacterized protein LOC124196407 produces the protein MMNHIEELESILDFQNATSGSVKAIQINVFIMFAHFICCVIGIPLNVFIASVIVSMRRLRSKPRNILLLGLILSDLSAFVPVLMEFAYLHFPSLELCRTYVAISGLPYILFLIHTLLALVDRYTAIAHPLWHFNQVTPVLIVRCQLVASLTASFVYKFPYVVQFLPLSCELQLLQEFNSIAITLMILFSSCILAHVIVYRQTKRVLANYVPKGWKRGTFTSSKNDKRVAAVVTRSEGVQSLQQQPLPIFQHQPLSSMNSEGNTQQQRQQVPADEMSIHISDRRVSQLEVEATRTMIVNVTSLSIMTGPFILFTLTVFLCRFSGEEQVCSSLAWLAPYLKELVVLHAVYHPTIQLSRSSELSSALKQWLNR, from the coding sequence ATGATGAATCATATTGAAGAGCTTGAAAGTATTCTCGATTTCCAGAATGCAACCAGCGGTAGTGTGAAGGCCATCCAAATCAATGTATTTATTATGTTTGCTCATTTTATCTGTTGCGTCATCGGCATCCCACTGAACGTGTTTATAGCCAGCGTCATCGTTTCCATGCGGAGACTGCGGAGCAAACCACGCAACATCTTACTCCTTGGGCTCATACTCTCCGATCTCTCAGCGTTCGTGCCGGTGCTTATGGAATTCGCTTATTTGCATTTCCCAAGTTTAGAACTCTGCCGTACGTACGTCGCCATCTCCGGCTTGCCGTACATCCTATTCTTGATCCATACGCTTTTAGCTTTGGTTGACAGGTACACTGCTATAGCGCATCCACTTTGGCATTTCAATCAAGTCACGCCCGTTTTAATTGTCCGTTGCCAGCTCGTAGCCTCGTTAACCGCTTCTTTCGTCTACAAATTCCCTTACGTCGTTCAGTTTTTACCGCTCAGCTGCGAATTGCAATTGCTCCAAGAGTTCAACTCCATCGCGATTACGTTGATGATTTTGTTCTCTAGCTGCATCCTGGCCCACGTCATCGTCTACCGACAGACGAAGAGAGTCCTTGCCAATTACGTACCAAAAGGGTGGAAGCGAGGGACTTTCACGAGTTCCAAGAATGATAAGCGAGTAGCAGCAGTCGTCACGCGTTCCGAAGGTGTCCAATCTCTCCAACAGCAGCCATTGCCGATTTTCCAGCATCAGCCTCTTTCTTCGATGAATAGCGAAGGTAATacgcagcagcaacggcagcAGGTGCCAGCTGACGAGATGAGCATTCACATATCCGATCGCCGAGTCAGCCAGTTGGAAGTGGAGGCGACTCGGACGATGATAGTCAACGTGACGTCCCTTTCCATTATGACAGGTCCCTTTATATTGTTCACCTTGACCGTCTTCCTCTGCCGATTTAGCGGCGAGGAACAAGTCTGCAGTTCTCTTGCGTGGCTGGCTCCCTATTTGAAAGAATTGGTAGTTTTACACGCCGTTTATCACCCAACAATTCAATTATCCCGCAGTTCGGAACTCTCGTCAGCTCTGAAGCAGTGGCTCAATAGGTAA